CGGCTGCGCCAGCGCTGATCCAGCCCGAGGGTCATGATCCGGTTCAGCGCGTCGTAGCGCGGGGCGATGCGATCGAACATCGCCTTCACCGCGGCGCGCTTCTCTTCCGGCGGCGGTAGGGCGTCTATCGCCATGCGACCTCCACTTCGAGGCGCGCTTGATCCAAGGCTTCCAGAGCGGCTTCGAGCGCGTCGCGCTCCTCGCTGCCGTCGAGACGCTGCAGCGCGCGCGTCACGAGCGTGCGCTGGAAGTGCATCGCCACCAACCGCGTCACCATCGGCAGCAGCTGCTGGAACTGGTCGGTGATGGCGTGAAGGTCGCCGGCGGTCTCGCCGCCCTTGCGAATGTGGTCGTCGAAGAGCCCGATCGCGGCGTCGCAGGTCTCGCGGATGTTCCGGTTGTGGGCGGTGGCCTGCTGCAAGAGCAGGTGCAGCGGAAAGCCCGCCTTCAGGAGATCCATCCCGACGCGCGCGATCTCGACATCGGCTTCGCTGAAGCGGGGCTCGCCGTCGGTATCGAGGGGCTCGAGCAGCCCCGTCTGGATCGCGGCGCGCAGCAGCACCTCGGGCACACCCGACTCGGCCGCGAGTTCCGGGAGGGTCCAGGTGCGATTGCCGACGCGGGCATCCACGAGGGCCTGGAGCAGGGTGCGCTCTTCCCCCTGCTCGGACGCGAGCACCTTCTGGATCTGGTCGAGACTGAACCCCTGTCCCTGCAGATCCCGGATGCGCCGCAGCCGCTCCACGTGGGGTTCGCCGTAGTAGGCGACCCGACCGCGGCGGATGGGCGGATCGAGCAGGCCGCGACCCTGATAGAAGCGGATCGTGTCC
This genomic interval from Myxococcota bacterium contains the following:
- a CDS encoding MerR family transcriptional regulator translates to MEYLVEALASSTGVGVDTIRFYQGRGLLDPPIRRGRVAYYGEPHVERLRRIRDLQGQGFSLDQIQKVLASEQGEERTLLQALVDARVGNRTWTLPELAAESGVPEVLLRAAIQTGLLEPLDTDGEPRFSEADVEIARVGMDLLKAGFPLHLLLQQATAHNRNIRETCDAAIGLFDDHIRKGGETAGDLHAITDQFQQLLPMVTRLVAMHFQRTLVTRALQRLDGSEERDALEAALEALDQARLEVEVAWR